AATTCAGATTAATGCACTCACCGATCTATTTAGAAATCGTTTTCGCCCGATTCAAGGAATAAATTCCCGGTACCGTTAGTAACGACAATTCATTAATACCAATAAAATCAAATTAAACAAAAATTAAGACCGAGAAGGTGTTGGAAAGGGTTTACACTTGAGATTCTGACACTTGTATGGCTTTTTATTATTTGTTCAGCCTTTTCACGTCTGTGGTAAGCGGTGGGAAGTGGTGATTAATCTGATTCAAAACGGAAAAAAGTCGATCAAAAGACTGTCATAGCTGAACATACAGAGCAGTCCGATTGCTTCCTGTTTGAAACGTTTATGCGCAGCCACTTGCAGATACTGTTGGCTGATTCTACTgagctgttggagctgGTCCCGCCTCTCCAGATCGTATAACGTTTTTAGCCAGTCCCATTGTAAAGACGGCACAGGCGGTGCGTGTAGTACCACTAACGGTCTACAATCCAGCTACAGTTTCACCGCTGTTTGGTAGTTCCAGGATTCTCGTCTAAACTGCTTTGCGCGCCAGCTTTAGTGGTTGGTTTCCGTTGGAATCTTGAATACGAGAGCTCGGAACTGACCATAGTAAGTATTTACATACTTGTAAAAAGGAACATTCATCACCAGCCTCCAATTCCAACCACATTAAAAGTAGATCATCACTTGACACAAGTGCGATTATTCATTTTCATGTTTCTCAGGAATCGACAACGACTGTGAACcgaactacaagtagccgACAAGTGTTCACCAAGCCCAGATTACGAGTGATGCTGTGATATCACATGTCCGCGACAACAGTTTATGTCTGAAAGGGTTATATTGACGCAAGCCCTCAGTAAAAGTACATTGTATCGTCTCAAAAACTGTTCGGTTCTCCTCTCCCATTTTTCGCACTGATTCCTATCAAGATTCCTCTTGTCGGAGCCGCTTGTGCTTGACTCTCGTATATTGCGGACCTCATCGCCTGTTTCATTAATACAATGCAGCATGTATCGTAATTACAGTACCTGTAAAAATTAAatttatgttttttttttttttttttgtttttttttgcacatgagaagaaaaataaaacaatgGAGCAGGCTTTGCGGTGGTACTGGCCAAGTTACAGTACCCATTAACAGTAGCAATCCATGAACTCGTACTCCGTCGAATGATACAGCATCGCACATGTTCAACTAGTGCCACCTCCACTCAGCAAAGACAATAGATGATCAGGATCATCGCAGGTGTTTTTCTTGTGCATCTCAGCCAGCCGCCGCAacagcaaacacagactACAGCCCCGTTTTGTTCCGTCCTGGGCCGGGTGCATGAGACCTGTGTGTTTCGACACGCCACTGCAGCAGCAAACATATCACATGTTTTAGCGAGGAGGGCAGTTGGTGGCGGGGctgggagaagaagagtgCTCTGGAGGACCACACACGGTATATATAAGACATTCGAAAGGACACAAAACACAAGGGCTCCTTCCCACATAGTTCCACATGTCTCTAATACTGCACACACCCTCCAATAGTTCCTGCCGACCTTCTGCTTAAGGTTCGCTTGATCGGCAAGTGGTTAGTCTAGGTTTGGAGTCAGGCGTCGTCAAGTTGCTACCAGTTATATTATCACCTCACACTTCCTTCCAACCACACAAAAAACCATCATGTCGTGAGTAACAACCCGGAGCTATTGGACGCCCAATAGTAAGGACCACACGGATACTGTGACGAGCAGTACCATGCCACATGACCTCAATGGTTCATCATACAAGACCGCAATGGCAGTCACcggctacaagtacccaGACGGCGAGTTGTACGAGACGACTCAGAGACTGTCCATCGCACAGTGGCCGAGGCAATCAAGACATGTTGACCAGGCAATTTGCACACGACGCCTCCCGCCACACACCGTTACTAACCCAGCCACACTAACAAGAACGAGAGCTACGCCGACGCCGCCCACAAGGCCCCCCCtcagaccaaggaggagaagcagtgCCCCGTTCTGACCCCTGgccagcaggaggagatcgagaagaaggccgagaaggtcGAGAAGGAGTTCCGAAAGGTCGAGAAGGATGTTATTGctaagaaggaggagcttgccgaggagctcaagaaggacggcAAGGCTCTGTCCGAGAAGTCTTCCGAGCTCTACGCCAAGATCTCCAACGAGCTCCAGAACCCCGTCGTTGCTGCCAACGTTGTTGTCGGCATCGTCGCTGCCATTGGTGTCGGTTACTCCGCTTACCAGAAGCACACCCGAGGTGAGCTTGACGGTAAGCTGGCCGGCATCTACGTCGGAGGCCTTGCTGCCTTCGGTGCTTTCCAGTACCTCATTTCTGCTCGATC
This genomic interval from Yarrowia lipolytica chromosome 1E, complete sequence contains the following:
- a CDS encoding uncharacterized protein (Compare to YALI0E14487g, weakly similar to uniprot|Q7S3S1 Neurospora crassa NCU04946.1 predicted protein); the encoded protein is MSHTNKNESYADAAHKAPPQTKEEKQCPVLTPGQQEEIEKKAEKVEKEFRKVEKDVIAKKEELAEELKKDGKALSEKSSELYAKISNELQNPVVAANVVVGIVAAIGVGYSAYQKHTRGELDGKLAGIYVGGLAAFGAFQYLISARSYKKFE